In Ascochyta rabiei chromosome 2, complete sequence, one genomic interval encodes:
- a CDS encoding Transcription factor spt8, translating into MNEDDYDENGASSAEDEDEQEQEENDAMDIDEDEGGDDDDDADNDDDDAEGDNDDDDDQDQDQDQDQDQDQDQDGDGDGDGDGDGDNDNDNDGDGDNDNDDEQDERHSLPNSGTPGPSNSNPRVTRTSPSPTAAAAAAAAAAATGALGSRGSLSFRPSVRPEAITTPVYDIIPTIAAPHSTSINAITATPDMRWVFSGGADGYIRKFNWIDTANGKLALTVAQRHPFVDSVTKAGVLLSYWENEDSTPGADAPSPVYSLAVHHQSLWLLSGTEGGAINLQSVRHNEGHRIHTLRAHSSAVSVLTLAHDETSVLSGSWDKTIHDWDLNTGAIKRTFSTTGTQISAIEQRPLSTLPVPHDTDALSLSSTTFSSNNAARPRPYGATDAASRPTALKDEPSNDDASGSPDDSLFGDGGDKDSLFGDGADNNPSAALPGMGDDDDDDEFSRAIANGIQAAADDNSADMDMMDMGGPVQAPDTQTQPEPQPPPDEPAKSPSAALPTQPSDPTPLTNGLPHAEEITPAAPSAPSLPPSSESTFLSASIDGSISIWDRRQPSPLARLQPPRGTPPWCMNACWSPDGNYIYAGRRNGTVDEYSLHKGFREPERSFRFPGVSGPVSAVRSMPNGRTLVCASYDILRQYDLTHTTNSSLGSNPSQNTSATPFLIVPGHRTGVISQLYLDPTCSFMISTGGNRGWEGATTEVLLGYEIAYGS; encoded by the exons ATGAACGAGGACGACTATGACGAGAACGGCGCAA GTTCcgccgaggacgaggacgagcaggagcaggaggagaaCGACGCCATGGACatcgacgaggacgagggcggcgacgacgatgacgacgcagacaacgatgacgatgatgcAGAGGGCGAcaatgacgacgacgacgatcaGGACCAGGACCAGGACCAGGACCAGGACCAGGACCAGGACCAGGACGGCGatggcgacggcgacggcgacggcgacggcgacaatgacaacgacaacgacggcgacggcgacaacgacaacgatgACGAGCAGGACGAGCGCCACAGCCTCCCCAACAGCGGCACTCCAGGCCCCTCCAACTCGAACCCCCGCGTGACACGCACCTCCCCCAGCCCAacggcggcagcggcagcggcagcggcagcggcagcaacAGGCGCGCTGGGCAGCCGGGGCAGCCTGTCCTTCCGGCCCAGCGTGCGCCCCGAGGCCATCACGACGCCCGTCTACGACATCATCCCGACCATCGCGGCGCCGCACAGCACGTCCATCAACGCCATCACGGCCACGCCCGACATGCGCTGGGTCTTCAGCGGCGGCGCCGACGGCTACATCCGCAAGTTCAACTGGATCGACACGGCCAACGGCAAGCTCGCCCTGACCGTCGCCCAGCGCCACCCCTTTGTCGACTCGGTCACCAAGGCCGGCGTGCTGCTGTCGTACTGGGAGAACGAGGACAGCACCCCCGGTGCCGACGCGCCCTCGCCCGTCTACTCGCTGGCCGTCCACCACCAGTCGCTGTGGCTGCTGTCCGGCACCGAGGGCGGCGCCATCAACCTGCAGTCGGTGCGCCACAACGAGGGCCACCGCATCCACACCCTGCGCGCCCACTCCTCGGCCGTCTCCGTCCTGACCCTGGCCCACGACGAGACGTCCGTCCTGAGCGGCAGCTGGGACAAGACCATCCACGACTGGGACCTGAACACGGGCGCCATCAAACGCACCTTCTCCACAACCGGCACCCAGATCTCCGCCATCGAGCAGCGGCCCCTGTCCACCCTGCCCGTCCCGCATGACACCGACGCACTCTCGCTCTCCAGCACCACCTTCTCCTCCAACAACGCCGCCCGCCCCCGCCCCTACGGCGCCACCGACGCCGCATCCCGTCCCACCGCGCTAAAGGACGAGCCCTCCAACGACGACGCCTCCGGCTCGCCCGACGACTCGCTCTTTGGCGACGGCGGCGACAAGGACTCGCTGTTTGGTGATGGCGCCGACAACAACCCCTCGGCCGCCCTCCCTGGCAtgggcgacgacgacgacgatgacgagtTCTCGCGCGCCATCGCCAACGGCATCcaggccgccgccgacgacaACAGCGCCGACATGGACATGATGGACATGGGTGGGCCCGTGCAGGCGCCTGACACGCAGACACAGCCAGAGCCACAGCCGCCCCCAGACGAGCCAGCCAAGTCGCCGTCCGCAGCCCTGCCAACCCAGCCCTCGGACCCCACGCCGCTCACCAACGGCCTGCCCCACGCCGAAGAAATCACCCCCGCTGCGCCCTCCGCCCCGTCCCTCCCGCCATCCTCCGAGTCTACCTTCCTCTCCGCCAGCATCGATGGCTCCATCTCCATCTGGGACCGCCGCCAGCCCTCACCCCTGGCGCGCCTGCAGCCTCCGCGTGGGACCCCGCCTTGGTGCATGAATGCGTGCTGGTCGCCCGATGGCAACTACATCTACGCCGGGCGGCGCAACGGCACCGTCGACGAGTACAGTCTGCACAAGGGCTTCCGCGAGCCCGAGCGCTCCTTTAGATTTCCCGGCGTCAGCGGGCCCGTAAGCGCAGTGCGCAGCATGCCCAACGGGCGGACGCTTGTGTG CGCCTCCTATGACATCCTCCGCCAATACGACCTCACGCACACGACAAACTCATCCCTCGGCTCTAACCCCTCGCAAAACACATCGGCAACCCCCTTCCTCATCGTCCCCGGCCACCGCACCGGCGTCATCTCCCAGCTCTACCTCGACCCCACCTGCTCCTTCATGATCAGCACCGGTGGAAATCGCGGCTGGGAGGGCGCCACCACCGAGGTCCTGCTGGGCTATGAGATTGCGTACGGCAGCTAG
- a CDS encoding RNA helicase, producing MAKKQRKRSGRPNQQGQNSTVRGPGQFQAQSSNTYANLDGGPADGGEYNAHLTERFGNTVPRNAQVPHDDIPESVPTRINNDIRKYYEAANRPVAGAGAWLDRPEIPHPSEILRDEPAFTAKEALIQTQDEPRPKKIEGAYDNIEDYLRTEYELMREDALRPLREAVAEVRKDAWKDEAQYEKDVCIYDPVYITSLIFCPRGLATRVALSMSRVKKFIRWEQSKRLITGTLVALSPFGDAFQNTCILATVAARPMSALQSNPPEIDLFFPHYHQQIDPMQKWIMVECRGSFFEASRHTLMALQHMMREPFPLSEHLVGVKKDVEPPAYIQNNPYVDLSSLVSMEEASNFENVDVLEEWPPNNTTSLDMSQSRALKRMLTSKVAIVQGPPGTGKTFVSVKNLQILRDNLRKDDAPIIVTAQTNHAVDQILRHTQSFEPNYIRLGGRSKDPDIKKRTLFEVRSALPRRKRPHSQKVQATIAMRKATVNCQKLLAPLELGKGALDHRLLKRFGLLTNDQAESLEMDETILGPPTDAAPGEMMAQWLGKALTDCRRPSGPEEFGWEWEEEDLEIEQLQELEAEAAAQDDEDIEALKGQVLLLSDNYRGKASGILKDIDIQEILNTTPDLTTIEYTRRGHIYNYLMRRMKKLLLTEVQVIAKTYHDAVQQRRVGMWEEDVNLLSKQRIIGMTTTGLSKYRALICAVRPRIVLVEEAAETMEAPVTAACIPTLEHLILVGDHQQLRPHTQVKSFEDAPYHLNLSLFERLVNNEVAYDTLTRQRRMIPEIRRLLYPIYRDTLKDHASVKDPSNRPPVKGMGGVNSYFFTHEWSESRDSNSSCLNDAEARFIVGFLDYLILNGELPAGITVLTFYNGQRKRILQLLRSHPNLRTYPLKVVTVDSYQGEE from the exons ATGGCCAAAAAGCAGCGCAAAAGGTCTGGCAGACCCAATCAGCAGGGCCAAAACTCGACTGTCCGCGGCCCAGGTCAATTCCAAGCACAATCGAGCAACACGTACGCAAACTTGGACGGCGGTCCTGCAGATG GTGGCGAATACAACGCTCACTTGACCGAACGATTCGGCAATACAGTGCCGCGCAACGCGCAGGTCCCACACGATGACATCCCCGAGTCTGTTCCTACACGAATCAACAATGATATCCGCAAGTACTACGAGGCCGCCAACAGACCTGTCGCAGGAGCCGGCGCCTGGCTCGACAGGCCCGAGATTCCACATCCGTCGGAGATTTTGCGAGACGAGCCCGCCTTCACCGCCAAAGAAGCACTCATCCAGACACAAGACGAGCCTCGGCCAAAGAAGATAGAGGGTGCCTATGACAACATCGAAGATTACCTACGCACCGAGTACGAGCTCATGCGTGAAGACGCCCTGCGACCACTGCGCGAGGCCGTAGCGGAGGTTCGCAAAGATGCATGGAAAGATGAGGCGCAGTACGAAAAAGACGTGTGCATATACGACCCTGTATATATCACTTCGCTGATTTTTTGCCCTCGAGGGTTGGCAACACGCGTGGCCTTGTCCATGTCGCGCGTCAAGAAATTCATCCG CTGGGAGCAATCCAAGCGTCTCATTACAGGCACGCTGGTGGCTTTGTCGCCGTTTGGCGACGCTTTCCAAAACACTTGCATTCTGGCAACAGTAGCTGCTCGACCCATGTCAGCGTTGCAATCAAATCCTCCTGAGATCGACCTGTTCTTTCCGCACTATCACCAGCAGATTGACCCTATGCAAAAATGGATTATGGTCGAGTGCCGCGGCAGTTTTTTCGAAGCCAGCAGACATACGCTTATGGCTCTCCAGCACATGATGAGAGAGCCATTTCCGCTCTCTGAACATCTCGTGGGCGTGAAGAAGGATGTAGAGCCCCCTGCGTACATCCAAAATAACCCTTACGTCGATCTCAGCTCTCTGGTCAGCATGGAGGAGGCGTCGAATTTCGAGAATGTTGATGTGCTAGAAGAATGGCCCCCGAACAACACAACTTCCCTAGACATGTCGCAATCACGGGCACTGAAACGCATGCTTACTAGCAAAGTTGCTATTGTACAAGGGCCACCCGGTACCGGCAAGACGTTTGTGTCTGTCAAGAATTTGCAGATCCTACGCGACAACCTTCGCAAGGACGATGCGCCAATCATCGTCACTGCACAAACGAACCACGCTGTCGACCAGATCTTGAGACACACCCAGTCCTTCGAGCCGAACTACATCCGACTGGGTGGTCGCAGCAAAGATCCAGACATCAAGAAGCGCACCCTGTTCGAGGTCCGTTCTGCCCTACCTCGACGAAAGCGTCCGCACAGCCAGAAAGTTCAAGCTACGATTGCGATGCGGAAGGCGACGGTGAATTGTCAGAAGCTGCTAGCACCACTCGAGTTGGGTAAGGGGGCCCTGGACCATCGCCTGCTGAAGCGGTTTGGCTTACTCACCAACGACCAAGCCGAATCACTGGAGATGGATGAAACCATTCTCGGCCCTCCAACGGATGCAGCGCCTGGCGAAATGATGGCACAGTGGCTTGGCAAAGCTCTCACAGACTGTCGCCGTCCATCTGGACCGGAGGAATTTGGTTGGGAGTGGGAAGAGGAAGATTTGGAGATCGAGCAGCTGCAGGAGCTTGAAGCGGAGGCTGCTGCTCAAGATGACGAAGACATTGAAGCCCTCAAGGGTCAGGTGCTGCTCCTGAGCGACAACTACAGGGGTAAGGCCAGCGGCATATTGAAGGATATCGACATTCAAGAAATTCTCAACACCACGCCAGACCTTACGACGATCGAATACACCAGGCGCGGACATATTTACAACTACTTGATGCGTCGGATGAAGAAGTTGCTGTTGACTGAAGTGCAGGTCATCGCAAAGACATACCATGATGCTGTCCAGCAGCGTCGTGTTGGAATGTGGGAGGAAGATGTCAATCTTCTCAGCAAACAACGTATCATCGGCATGACTACGACTGGCTTGTCAAAGTACCGCGCTTTGATATGTGCTGTTCGTCCGCGTATTGTGCTTGTCGAAGAGGCCGCCGAGACTATGGAAGCACCCGTCACCGCAGCTTGCATCCCCACCCTCGAACATCTCATCCTCGTTGGTGATCACCAGCAACTGAGACCACACACTCAGGTCAAGTCCTTTGAGGATGCTCCGTACCATTTGAACCTATCGCTGTTTGAGCGCTTGGTCAACAACGAGGTTGCCTACGACACGCTCACTCGACAACGACGTATGATTCCGGAAATCCGGCGTCTTCTCTATCCTATCTACAGAGATACCCTGAAGGACCATGCCAGCGTCAAGGACCCGAGCAATCGGCCGCCGGTCAAAGGTATGGGTGGCGTTAACTCCTATTTTTTCACGCACGAGTGGTCGGAGTCGCGAGACAGCAACTCGTCCTGTCTGAACGATGCCGAAGCTAGGTTCATTGTGGGGTTCTTGGACTACTTAATATTGAACGGCGAGCTACCAGCGGGTATCACTGTATTGACCTTTTACAACGGCCAGCGCAAGCGCATCCTGCAGCTGCTTCGATCCCATCCGAATCTTCGCACGTACCCATTGAAAGTCGTCACTGTAGATTCGTACCAAGGAGAAGAGTAA
- a CDS encoding RNA helicase: MLKSTTNGATSSRHPTSTSRGLLLDSAFQTPANPPPQSGSPEQWHAYVNGGAQVDDARMLQKRREEEALFREAHRNGTPQPVVTDAGKLIETSPRKPAPSISSNTSLLVDLDVNTSYDAHPLHSEQASYASAARTRASTHGGSEWSLLD, from the coding sequence ATGCTCAAATCGACCACGAACGGCGCAACGTCGTCCCGGCACCCGACTTCAACGTCGCGCGGTCTCCTTCTCGACTCTGCATTTCAGACCCCGGCAAACCCACCTCCGCAGTCAGGTTCGCCCGAGCAGTGGCACGCATACGTCAACGGCGGTGCACAAGTCGATGACGCTCGGATGTTGCAGAAGCGTCGGGAGGAGGAGGCTCTCTTCCGGGAGGCTCACCGCAACGGCACGCCACAGCCTGTTGTCACTGATGCAGGCAAACTGATCGAGACTTCCCCTCGGAAGCCTGCCCCTTCCATCTCCAGCAACACTAGTCTGCTCGTAGATCTTGATGTTAACACCAGCTACGACGCGCATCCACTACATTCAGAACAGGCCTCATATGCGAGTGCTGCTCGCACTCGTGCATCGACGCACGGAGGTTCGGAGTGGAGTCTTCTCGACTAG
- a CDS encoding RNA helicase, producing the protein MTVKRESDDDASARTKRVKTEDGHGEVKRENNPYLSHWNESTAVKRENNPYLSHWNESTAVKSGDGLAGFRRHATSSEQAMAAEDGPSNPFTGRPLSSKYMSILKTRRDLPVHQQRNEFLKLYQESQILVFVGETGSGKTTQIPQFVLYDDLPQQSGQMVACTQPRRVAAMSVAQRVADEMDVTLGEEVGYTIRFDDKTGPNTIMKYMTDGMLLREAMHDNNLSRYSTIILDEAHERTLATDILMGLLKEVVLRRKDLKLIIMSATLDATKFQKYFHNAPLLAVPGRTHPVEVFYTPAPERDYVEAALRTVLQIHATEPEGDVLLFLTGEEEIEDACRKISLEAQDLTREGGAGPLVVYPLYGSLPPAQQQKIFSAAPQPLTPGGRPGRKVIVSTNIAETSLTIDGIVYVVDPGFSKQKVYNPRIRVESLLVSPISKASAQQRAGRAGRTRPGKCFRLYTESAFKKELIEQTYPEILRSNLASTVLELKKLGVDDLVHFDLMDPPAPETLMRALEELNYLACLDDEGELTTLGRLASEFPLDPALAVMLITSPEFYCSNEILSLTALLSVPQVFVRPANNRKHADEMKELFAHPKGDHLTMLNVYHAFKGEDAQANPKQWCHDHFLSYRALQQADNVRMQLKRIMERSELELMSTPFENKKYYENIQRALVAGFFMQVAKRDGNGKQYTTVKDEQTVLLHPSTVLAEDSEWVVYNEFVLTTKNYIRTVTSVRPEWLMDISPNYYDLSTFKKGDIKTALQRASTKLLRKEAEKGRR; encoded by the coding sequence ATGACAGTCAAGCGCGAATCCGACGACGACGCCAGCGCGCGCACCAAGCGTGTCAAGACGGAAGACGGGCACGGCGAGGTCAAGCGCGAGAACAACCCGTACCTCAGCCACTGGAACGAGTCGACGGCCGTCAAGCGCGAGAACAACCCGTACCTCAGCCACTGGAACGAGTCGACGGCCGTCAAGAGCGGAGACGGCCTCGCAGGCTTCCGGCGCCATGCCACATCGTCGGAGCAGGCCATGGCTGCCGAGGACGGGCCCAGCAATCCGTTCACCGGCCGTCCGCTGTCGAGCAAGTACATGAGCATCCTCAAGACGCGCCGCGACCTGCCCGTGCACCAGCAGCGCAACGAGTTCCTCAAGCTGTACCAGGAGTCGCAGATCCTCGTCTTTGTCGGAGAGACGGGTTCCGGAAAGACGACACAGATCCCGCAGTTTGTCCTCTATGACGATCTCCCCCAGCAGAGCGGCCAGATGGTCGCCTGCACCCAGCCGCGCCGAGTCGCCGCCATGTCGGTTGCGCAGCGTGTCGCCGACGAGATGGACGTGACGCTGGGCGAGGAAGTCGGTTATACGATCCGCTTCGACGACAAGACGGGCCCCAACACCATCATGAAGTACATGACCGACGGCATGTTGCTGCGCGAGGCCATGCACGACAACAACCTGTCGCGCTACAGCACCATCATCCTTGACGAGGCTCACGAGCGTACCCTGGCCACCGACATCCTGATGGGTCTGCTGAAGGAGGTGGTCTTGCGCCGCAAAGACCTCAAGCTCATCATCATGAGCGCCACCCTCGACGCCACCAAGTTCCAGAAGTACTTCCACAACGCCCCACTGCTGGCTGTGCCCGGTCGCACGCACCCTGTCGAGGTCTTCTACACCCCAGCGCCCGAGCGCGACTACGTCGAGGCTGCCCTGCGTACCGTTCTGCAGATCCACGCCACCGAGCCCGAGGGTGACGTGCTGCTCTTCTTGACCGGAGAGGAGGAAATCGAGGATGCCTGCAGGAAGATCAGCCTCGAGGCCCAGGATCTGACACGAGAGGGCGGTGCCGGTCCGCTCGTCGTATACCCGCTGTACGGATCACTTCCTCCTGCCCAGCAGCAGAAGATCTTCAGCGCGGCACCGCAACCGCTGACACCAGGCGGACGTCCCGGCCGCAAGGTCATCGTGTCTACCAACATCGCCGAGACATCGCTCACGATCGACGGCATCGTGTACGTTGTCGACCCTGGCTTCAGCAAGCAGAAAGTCTACAACCCGCGCATCCGTGTCGAGTCTCTCCTTGTTTCGCCAATCTCAAAGGCCTCTGCCCAGCAGCGTGCTGGTCGTGCCGGTCGTACACGGCCCGGAAAGTGCTTCCGTCTGTACACCGAGTCCGCCTTCAAGAAGGAGTTGATCGAGCAGACGTACCCTGAAATCCTGCGCTCCAATTTGGCGAGCACAGTTCTTGAGCTCAAGAAGCTGGGTGTGGATGATCTAGTGCACTTCGATCTGATGGATCCGCCTGCACCGGAGACGCTCATGCGTGCGCTGGAGGAGCTCAACTATCTGGCGTGTCTCGACGATGAGGGTGAGCTGACAACACTGGGAAGGCTCGCCTCGGAGTTTCCACTGGACCCTGCGCTGGCTGTCATGCTGATCACTTCGCCCGAGTTTTACTGCTCGAACGAGATCCTGTCCCTGACCGCGCTCCTCTCCGTTCCCCAGGTCTTTGTCCGCCCAGCAAACAACCGCAAGCACGCCGACGAGATGAAGGAACTGTTCGCGCACCCCAAGGGCGACCACCTCACCATGCTTAACGTCTACCATGCGTTCAAGGGCGAGGACGCGCAAGCCAACCCGAAGCAGTGGTGCCACGACCATTTCCTGTCCTATCGTGCACTGCAGCAGGCTGACAATGTCCGCATGCAGCTTAAGCGGATAATGGAGCGCTCCGAACTTGAGCTCATGTCGACACCATTCGAGAACAAGAAGTACTACGAGAACATCCAGCGTGCGCTGGTTGCGGGTTTCTTCATGCAGGTTGCCAAGCGCGATGGCAACGGCAAGCAGTACACTACCGTCAAGGACGAACAAACCGTACTGCTGCATCCAAGCACGGTGCTTGCTGAGGACAGCGAATGGGTTGTGTACAACGAATTCGTCCTGACGACCAAGAA